In one Sulfuricella sp. genomic region, the following are encoded:
- the lepB gene encoding signal peptidase I — MSSTNISSGGGMYGTSPRKPLFALLMSACPGLGQHYAGHMKRGILFYIALVIASWMAAIAFMSIQSKLSIILLGVPFIGVGLIALDAYACARRQPRDYHLQWFNKPWIYAVVFLTLLFTVNPLMDFLVGQHVVRAFFMNSISMSPTILDRDIVLINKLAFPKRGEIALIKLGKSKPSAKLTQLIDDQLIKRIIALPGDTLEIRDDVVWINGQKIDESYAHFKGVLRFNSTQRSNFGPKLVPSGYYFVMGDNRNESIDSRILGYIHEDQVGGTATKVFWSWNFDEGGIRWDRTARSLK; from the coding sequence ATGTCCAGCACTAATATCAGCTCCGGCGGCGGCATGTACGGAACCTCCCCGCGCAAACCTCTTTTCGCGCTACTGATGTCCGCCTGCCCGGGGCTGGGGCAGCACTACGCGGGCCACATGAAGCGTGGGATCCTGTTCTACATCGCCCTGGTCATCGCCTCCTGGATGGCGGCGATCGCCTTCATGTCGATTCAAAGCAAGCTCAGCATCATCCTCCTCGGCGTACCCTTCATCGGTGTGGGACTGATCGCGCTCGACGCCTACGCCTGTGCCCGCCGCCAGCCACGCGACTATCACCTGCAGTGGTTCAACAAGCCCTGGATTTATGCCGTGGTTTTCCTCACCCTGCTGTTCACGGTCAACCCGCTGATGGATTTCCTGGTTGGCCAGCATGTAGTAAGAGCCTTTTTCATGAACTCCATCAGCATGTCGCCGACCATCCTCGACCGCGATATCGTGCTGATCAACAAACTGGCCTTTCCCAAACGTGGCGAAATCGCGCTGATCAAATTAGGGAAGAGCAAACCCAGCGCCAAACTGACACAGCTCATCGACGATCAACTCATCAAGCGCATTATCGCCCTTCCCGGCGACACACTTGAAATCCGTGACGACGTAGTGTGGATCAACGGCCAGAAAATCGACGAATCCTATGCGCACTTCAAGGGCGTGCTCCGCTTCAATAGCACACAACGCTCGAATTTCGGCCCCAAACTGGTTCCATCCGGGTACTACTTCGTCATGGGCGACAACCGCAACGAAAGCATCGACAGCCGTATCCTTGGCTACATCCACGAAGACCAGGTCGGCGGCACGGCCACCAAGGTATTCTGGTCGTGGAACTTCGACGAAGGCGGCATCCGCTGGGATAGAACGGCCAGGAGCCTGAAGTAA
- a CDS encoding cytochrome c yields MKSPLIIALLLLCSAPAAHAFGGMGNPDRGKMIFTQRCTMCHGEDGRGRDGMAADLVGEWHRLTKSDQELSHNLRSGALRTQGKIYSAGQCPPQMMNDRDMNDVLAFLRNSFGTPQLDFGR; encoded by the coding sequence ATGAAATCGCCCCTGATTATCGCACTACTGCTTTTATGCAGCGCCCCCGCAGCCCACGCCTTCGGCGGCATGGGCAACCCGGACCGGGGAAAAATGATTTTCACCCAGCGTTGCACCATGTGTCATGGCGAAGATGGACGCGGACGCGATGGCATGGCTGCCGATCTGGTGGGCGAATGGCACCGGCTCACCAAATCCGACCAGGAACTGAGCCATAACCTGCGCTCGGGCGCCCTGCGAACCCAGGGCAAAATCTATTCGGCAGGCCAGTGCCCGCCCCAGATGATGAATGACCGCGACATGAACGACGTGCTGGCCTTCCTGCGTAATTCATTTGGCACGCCCCAACTCGATTTCGGCCGTTAA
- a CDS encoding nitrate reductase cytochrome c-type subunit produces the protein MKNSLRLVLVALSASAFSLAATAPALSAESAVHSLRGVDAQVADQAPEEKFNPGKRPGSQKPVPRTFEQQPPVIPHATENFDEITLEENQCMTCHGPEKYKEKKSPKIGDSHFRNMQTGEIMKQVSAARHACVQCHVPQVDAPPLVENTFQGVPQPKAATKKKQ, from the coding sequence ATGAAAAACTCACTGCGCTTAGTCCTGGTGGCACTGTCTGCATCTGCTTTCTCACTCGCCGCCACAGCTCCGGCGCTGTCCGCGGAAAGCGCGGTCCACTCACTGCGCGGCGTGGACGCCCAGGTAGCGGATCAGGCGCCCGAAGAGAAATTCAACCCGGGGAAACGCCCCGGTTCGCAAAAACCGGTCCCGCGCACTTTTGAGCAGCAGCCCCCAGTGATCCCGCACGCAACGGAAAATTTCGATGAAATCACCCTGGAGGAAAACCAGTGCATGACCTGCCATGGCCCGGAAAAATACAAGGAAAAGAAATCACCCAAAATCGGCGATAGCCACTTCCGCAACATGCAAACCGGCGAAATCATGAAACAGGTGTCCGCCGCACGTCACGCCTGCGTACAGTGCCATGTGCCGCAGGTCGATGCCCCGCCGCTGGTGGAAAACACCTTCCAGGGCGTGCCGCAGCCGAAGGCGGCCACGAAGAAAAAGCAGTAA
- a CDS encoding diguanylate cyclase has translation MAEKRNPYRVVWGAQRFRLSIGWKTLIAFFIVAFIPLIGVTMLVEDVLTGVARQHVSNTLAASLRTAQAAHVDRLGTISVILGYSASSPLVKEALAEKKKAPLVDLLQDYAFNLPFVDSWLVVDTKGNVIARRNGSSGDQVALSALLPQVVSNGYAVVSTEALSRDVFLRENPERYLRLERVVMSSVVAVPVMKDGSVIGVLIGMVLLDGYDWLPNLIHDGSGEGARLFGALVQESRVVAASRRPGNFWVEGQLLPTEVNDPLLKGKPFRGQAIINNERCFISAEPILNAQKHVIGSLVASSKTGAVDAFIRSNMLTVYGFMVLGGFLSLVIAFFSHRDTLRPIRALVSAMDDFAAGRLEVRTEIVTKDEFDDLGKGFNRMADAICVQQTRVEKYNSLAKLLITTLNPKELLKNALDKVLELTGSKLGVIYLMNEQGEELVPFVTYGIEASALPALKLGEGVAGFAAQERHSVVLDHIPENCYIRVDLGFAAALPREVAAFPLMYKERVLGVMLLGTFEHYQAEELPLIEYLANQIAITLDNALTHEKVERLSIADGLTGLYNRRFISERLDEEYSKAVRYEMPLSLLIMDVDFFKRVNDTFGHQVGDNALIAVAKVLRESVRESDLVGRYGGEEFVILLPHTGLEKALSVAEKIRQAVSETPIEGMGEKRLTISIGAAGLPDIKVVSMEELVRKADEALYRAKEGGRNQVVKAE, from the coding sequence TTGGCTGAAAAAAGAAATCCTTACCGTGTCGTGTGGGGCGCTCAGCGTTTCCGGCTGTCGATTGGCTGGAAAACACTGATCGCCTTTTTTATTGTGGCCTTTATCCCGCTGATTGGCGTCACCATGCTGGTGGAAGATGTTCTGACCGGTGTGGCGCGTCAGCACGTCTCCAACACACTGGCTGCCAGCTTGCGCACCGCCCAGGCGGCACATGTCGACCGGCTGGGTACGATTAGCGTGATTCTGGGTTACTCGGCCTCTTCCCCTCTGGTCAAGGAGGCGCTGGCAGAGAAGAAAAAAGCCCCGCTTGTAGACCTGTTGCAGGACTATGCATTCAATCTTCCGTTTGTGGATTCATGGCTGGTGGTGGATACCAAGGGCAATGTGATTGCCCGGCGCAACGGCAGCTCCGGCGATCAGGTGGCATTGAGCGCTCTTCTGCCGCAGGTGGTGAGCAACGGTTATGCCGTCGTGTCGACCGAGGCTCTGTCACGGGATGTTTTTCTGCGCGAGAACCCGGAACGCTACCTGCGCCTGGAGCGGGTGGTGATGTCCAGCGTGGTGGCAGTTCCGGTAATGAAAGATGGCAGCGTGATCGGCGTCCTGATCGGCATGGTACTGCTTGATGGTTATGATTGGCTGCCCAACCTGATCCACGATGGCTCGGGTGAAGGGGCGCGCCTGTTCGGTGCGCTGGTGCAGGAATCCAGGGTCGTGGCGGCATCGCGGCGCCCCGGTAACTTCTGGGTCGAAGGCCAGTTGCTGCCGACGGAAGTGAATGATCCGCTGCTCAAGGGCAAGCCTTTCAGAGGGCAGGCGATAATCAATAACGAGCGCTGTTTCATCAGCGCGGAGCCGATCCTGAACGCTCAGAAGCACGTCATCGGCTCACTGGTGGCGAGTAGCAAGACCGGCGCCGTCGATGCCTTCATCCGCAGCAACATGCTGACCGTTTATGGCTTCATGGTGCTGGGTGGTTTTCTTTCACTGGTTATTGCCTTTTTTTCCCACCGTGACACCCTTCGCCCAATCCGGGCACTGGTCAGCGCGATGGATGATTTTGCGGCAGGCAGGCTGGAAGTGCGCACCGAGATCGTGACCAAGGATGAATTTGATGATCTGGGCAAAGGTTTCAATCGCATGGCGGATGCCATCTGCGTGCAACAGACGCGGGTAGAAAAATACAACTCCCTGGCCAAGTTGCTGATCACCACCCTGAATCCAAAGGAACTGCTGAAAAATGCACTCGACAAGGTGCTTGAGCTGACCGGATCGAAGTTGGGCGTGATCTATCTGATGAATGAGCAGGGTGAAGAGCTGGTGCCATTTGTCACCTACGGCATCGAAGCTTCCGCCCTGCCAGCGCTGAAGCTGGGTGAGGGCGTTGCCGGATTTGCTGCCCAGGAACGCCATTCGGTGGTGCTGGATCATATTCCGGAAAATTGCTACATCCGGGTCGATCTGGGGTTCGCCGCGGCCTTGCCCCGTGAAGTGGCCGCATTTCCCTTGATGTACAAGGAGAGAGTGCTGGGGGTCATGCTGCTCGGTACGTTTGAGCACTATCAGGCTGAGGAGTTGCCTCTGATCGAATACCTGGCCAACCAGATTGCAATAACGCTCGACAACGCCCTGACGCACGAAAAGGTGGAACGCCTTTCCATCGCAGATGGCCTGACCGGCCTTTACAACCGCCGCTTCATAAGCGAGAGGCTGGACGAGGAATATTCCAAGGCGGTGCGTTATGAAATGCCGCTATCCCTCCTGATCATGGATGTGGATTTCTTCAAGCGGGTGAACGACACATTCGGGCACCAGGTTGGCGACAACGCCCTGATTGCAGTAGCGAAGGTGCTGCGGGAGTCGGTACGCGAATCAGATCTGGTGGGGCGCTATGGCGGAGAAGAGTTTGTGATTTTGCTGCCGCATACCGGCCTCGAAAAGGCGTTGAGCGTGGCGGAAAAAATTCGCCAGGCAGTGAGCGAGACGCCAATCGAGGGTATGGGTGAAAAGCGTCTCACCATCAGCATCGGCGCGGCCGGCCTGCCGGACATCAAGGTGGTCAGCATGGAAGAATTGGTACGCAAGGCCGATGAGGCGTTATACCGCGCCAAGGAAGGCGGGCGCAACCAGGTCGTCAAGGCAGAATAA
- a CDS encoding 6-bladed beta-propeller, whose translation MLHLAVKTMLAVIAALLLAAAPLRAEESPSAEAAPQAKEQAAAAPELVWPAPPLQPRIRFLGSISSPEDFGRKKGFWRKVWEFIRGDEDDERVNRPMAVALDSKDRLLVADTQRGRVHIYDRREGEYAHLRGSEWEPMRLPIGLAVDGGDNVYVADGELNKIFVFRSDGKFDRMLDTADWLKRPSALAIDRERQRLYVVDTPSHDIKVLDLPTGKVLSVIGGRGVERGQFNFPTYATLDRQGRLAVTDSMNMRVQIFDSEGQLVAAFGKNGDGSGDFSAPKGVALDSEGHVYVADAGFDNVQVFDETGKLLLFWGTSGQEAGKFWLPAGLLIDAQDRIYVADSYNNRVQIFQYLGGSDAK comes from the coding sequence ATGTTGCATCTTGCCGTAAAAACAATGCTGGCTGTCATCGCTGCCCTGTTGCTGGCGGCAGCACCTCTCCGGGCGGAAGAAAGCCCGTCTGCCGAGGCCGCTCCGCAAGCGAAAGAGCAAGCTGCCGCGGCGCCCGAACTGGTCTGGCCGGCGCCGCCGCTACAGCCGCGGATCCGTTTCCTCGGCTCGATTTCCAGCCCGGAAGATTTCGGGCGCAAGAAAGGTTTCTGGCGCAAGGTGTGGGAATTCATTCGCGGCGATGAGGACGACGAGCGGGTGAATCGCCCCATGGCCGTGGCGCTGGACAGCAAGGACCGGCTGCTGGTGGCCGATACCCAGCGGGGAAGAGTGCACATTTACGACCGCCGCGAAGGCGAATATGCCCACCTGCGCGGCAGCGAGTGGGAGCCCATGCGTCTGCCCATCGGCCTGGCGGTGGATGGCGGGGACAATGTTTATGTCGCGGATGGTGAACTGAACAAGATTTTCGTGTTCCGGTCGGATGGCAAATTTGACCGCATGCTGGACACTGCGGACTGGCTCAAGCGCCCCTCAGCGCTGGCAATCGACCGTGAGCGGCAGCGGCTGTACGTGGTGGATACGCCGTCCCACGACATCAAGGTGCTTGACCTGCCGACAGGGAAGGTTCTCAGTGTGATCGGCGGCCGTGGCGTGGAGCGCGGGCAGTTCAATTTCCCCACCTACGCCACGCTGGACCGCCAGGGGCGGCTGGCAGTTACGGACAGCATGAACATGCGCGTCCAGATCTTCGACAGCGAGGGGCAACTGGTTGCCGCTTTCGGTAAAAACGGCGATGGCTCCGGTGATTTTTCCGCCCCCAAGGGCGTGGCGCTGGATAGCGAAGGACATGTGTATGTCGCCGATGCGGGTTTCGATAATGTTCAGGTTTTTGACGAAACCGGGAAACTGTTGCTGTTCTGGGGAACTTCGGGCCAGGAAGCCGGAAAGTTCTGGTTGCCAGCAGGCTTGCTGATCGATGCCCAGGACCGGATTTATGTTGCGGACTCGTACAATAACCGGGTGCAGATTTTCCAGTATCTTGGAGGCAGCGATGCAAAGTAG
- a CDS encoding transposase, which yields MPYTHLRKSRFSQTGMVYHVTTVTLDRTPHFAELDKGRKVVRELKTLQEQGKAETLCYVLMPDHLHWLMVLQDDNLPEVMRLLKGRSAHAIGQALWQANYYDHAVRQEEDLRKMARYMVANPLRANLVNSIGDYPLWDAVWLDDALSG from the coding sequence ATGCCTTACACCCATCTCCGCAAAAGCAGGTTCTCCCAAACCGGGATGGTGTATCACGTCACAACTGTCACTCTTGACCGGACGCCGCATTTTGCGGAGCTCGACAAGGGGCGCAAGGTGGTGCGGGAACTGAAAACCCTACAGGAACAAGGCAAGGCAGAAACGCTATGCTACGTCCTGATGCCAGATCACCTGCACTGGCTCATGGTCTTGCAGGATGACAATTTGCCCGAGGTGATGCGTCTGCTGAAAGGACGTTCCGCCCACGCCATCGGGCAAGCACTCTGGCAAGCCAACTATTACGACCATGCCGTGCGGCAGGAAGAGGATTTACGCAAGATGGCACGCTACATGGTGGCCAACCCATTGCGCGCCAACCTGGTCAACAGCATCGGCGATTATCCGCTGTGGGATGCGGTCTGGTTGGATGACGCCTTGTCGGGTTGA
- a CDS encoding cytochrome c3 family protein, producing the protein MNTRNYAWLTAILLIAGLLGWTAPGMAGIATTKHNLSASGTGTYKATSETQLCVFCHTPHNANPAVPLWNHKLSAEIYTPYSSNTLAAAAPGQPSGTSKLCLTCHDGTVALGGVQNLPFAHQAGTVSGLEAFLTGPANLGSDLRNDHPISFLYDPVLAATNLELVSPALLTGKIKPDSTGQMQCTSCHDAHSDANPKFMHVGYTDGAGYGSPLCRTCHSKMYWSTVTNQSHRESLAQWNGTGDNPWHVPGHNLPLDANSTPKANGCESCHQPHNAATSGSRILKQDGEAKVCLVCHSGSVATGTKNIDYALGLAYVHPAKNPAYDGRHNPKRIGGAVREEASNLGTNRHAECEDCHNPHAVSPGVSPNVGSGTPTSNLASNVLKGIWGVSPTWPAIWGNVTSYTEVNDVQYQYQLCLKCHSYYAFGLTPPPEPYAHDPVTMPNLTDQAKEFNPNNKSFHPVVAPGKNDFIAYDGVSYTAALIGGMTPASVMGCADCHSDSQNPTGMKGPHGADYWPILWGPYDFSTGMNGTDHHLCFKCHDRGIYGGGTNTSAYSTGFSGRMGGAAKNLHNRHIDFRNMPCYACHAAVPHGWKRRAFLVYGTGTPDEAPYNAHARYPINGSTIYGLNSGINLDAIQSGNWRRTDCHSASDPGTTGVTGVGSCS; encoded by the coding sequence ATGAATACGCGCAACTATGCATGGTTAACTGCCATCCTGCTGATCGCGGGCCTGCTGGGCTGGACCGCACCTGGCATGGCAGGCATCGCCACCACCAAGCACAATCTTTCCGCTTCCGGAACGGGCACTTACAAGGCGACCAGCGAGACGCAGCTCTGCGTGTTCTGCCATACCCCGCACAACGCCAATCCCGCCGTGCCGCTGTGGAACCATAAGCTTTCGGCGGAAATTTATACGCCCTACAGCAGCAATACGCTGGCGGCAGCCGCGCCGGGTCAACCGAGCGGCACATCGAAACTGTGCCTGACCTGCCACGATGGCACGGTGGCCCTGGGCGGGGTGCAGAACCTGCCCTTCGCCCACCAGGCGGGCACGGTTTCCGGGCTGGAGGCCTTCCTGACCGGACCCGCCAATCTGGGCAGCGATTTGCGCAATGATCACCCGATTTCCTTCCTTTACGATCCTGTGTTGGCAGCCACCAACCTTGAGCTGGTGTCACCCGCCCTGCTCACGGGCAAGATCAAGCCCGACAGCACCGGGCAGATGCAGTGCACCAGTTGCCACGACGCGCACAGCGATGCCAATCCCAAGTTCATGCATGTGGGCTATACCGACGGTGCGGGCTATGGTTCGCCGCTGTGCCGCACCTGCCACAGCAAGATGTACTGGTCCACCGTGACCAACCAAAGCCACCGTGAATCCCTTGCCCAGTGGAACGGTACCGGTGATAACCCCTGGCACGTGCCGGGCCACAACCTCCCCCTGGATGCCAATTCCACGCCCAAGGCCAACGGCTGCGAGAGCTGCCACCAGCCGCACAACGCCGCCACCAGTGGTAGCCGTATCCTGAAGCAGGACGGTGAGGCCAAGGTGTGTCTGGTGTGCCACAGCGGCAGTGTGGCAACCGGTACCAAGAATATCGACTATGCCCTCGGCCTGGCCTATGTGCATCCGGCAAAGAATCCTGCCTATGACGGACGCCATAACCCCAAGCGCATCGGTGGCGCGGTGCGCGAGGAAGCATCCAACCTGGGCACCAACCGTCACGCCGAGTGCGAGGACTGCCACAACCCCCATGCTGTTTCCCCCGGCGTCTCGCCCAACGTGGGTAGTGGCACGCCCACCTCCAACCTCGCCTCCAACGTGCTCAAGGGCATCTGGGGCGTGTCACCCACCTGGCCAGCCATTTGGGGGAATGTCACCAGCTACACCGAGGTGAATGATGTGCAGTACCAGTACCAGTTATGCCTCAAGTGCCATTCCTATTATGCGTTCGGACTGACTCCGCCTCCCGAGCCGTATGCTCACGACCCGGTGACGATGCCTAATCTGACCGACCAGGCCAAGGAATTCAATCCCAACAACAAGTCCTTCCATCCGGTGGTGGCGCCGGGCAAGAATGACTTCATCGCATACGATGGTGTGAGTTATACGGCAGCGCTGATCGGCGGCATGACGCCCGCCAGCGTGATGGGCTGCGCCGACTGCCACTCCGACAGCCAGAATCCCACCGGCATGAAGGGTCCGCACGGCGCCGATTACTGGCCCATCCTGTGGGGGCCTTACGATTTTTCCACCGGCATGAACGGTACCGACCATCACCTGTGCTTCAAATGCCATGATCGCGGTATTTATGGCGGCGGTACCAATACCAGCGCATACAGCACCGGGTTTTCCGGTCGAATGGGCGGCGCGGCCAAGAATCTGCACAATCGCCACATCGACTTCCGCAATATGCCCTGTTACGCCTGCCACGCGGCGGTACCGCACGGCTGGAAGCGGCGTGCCTTCCTGGTTTACGGCACCGGCACGCCGGATGAGGCGCCCTACAATGCACATGCCCGTTACCCAATCAACGGCAGCACCATCTATGGCCTCAATTCCGGCATCAACCTCGATGCCATTCAGAGCGGCAACTGGAGAAGGACGGATTGCCATAGTGCCAGCGACCCCGGCACCACCGGGGTGACCGGGGTAGGGAGCTGCAGCTGA
- a CDS encoding cytochrome c biogenesis protein ResB, which yields MRRLLASLFRHAASPGLALALLALLGLAALAGGTLPQSWRLSPQELDAWHQSWPVVSLWLERLGLADVYASTGFLALYVALIVNLTAGTVAHAAWLFVWFRGLTPARALSFSALPPTLQALEDAGPDGRRSGNFGLPGLPLLHAGVVVIVIAASVHASQRLGAHFELAEGEVLSQAKGKLLLERGSRLPDNELGFQLRLDALRVEMESGRLKELQALLTLQEAGGPVRQETLAVNHPLRIGPYQVYLDKNVGQAALFERTLPDGQRRNLLINFSVMKKSWGKDTPLERDEVMMFENRPVNFRMALTPGAAPRFLLVAEHRGKPVFDGVLAPGEVADLGLYQLKFIGTAPWAGLYLASGQALKWVFAGFVLALAGFAMHLLFHPRRLRLRRDGDGWLLEAWTLRDDWRFERQWREWEGGR from the coding sequence GTGCGCCGCCTGCTTGCCAGTTTGTTTCGCCATGCGGCTTCGCCCGGTCTTGCCCTGGCTTTGCTTGCCCTGCTTGGCTTGGCGGCGCTGGCAGGCGGAACTCTGCCGCAGAGCTGGCGCCTGTCGCCCCAGGAGCTGGATGCCTGGCATCAGTCCTGGCCGGTGGTCTCGCTGTGGCTGGAACGTCTTGGCCTGGCAGATGTGTACGCCTCGACAGGGTTTCTCGCTCTCTATGTGGCCTTGATTGTAAACCTGACGGCGGGCACGGTTGCGCATGCAGCCTGGCTGTTTGTCTGGTTCAGGGGATTGACCCCCGCCCGCGCCCTTTCCTTTTCCGCACTGCCCCCCACCCTGCAAGCGCTGGAGGATGCCGGGCCGGACGGGCGCCGCAGCGGCAACTTTGGGCTGCCTGGGCTGCCGCTGCTCCATGCTGGTGTCGTGGTCATCGTCATTGCGGCCTCGGTCCATGCTTCCCAGCGCCTGGGCGCCCATTTCGAGCTGGCCGAGGGGGAGGTGCTCAGCCAGGCGAAGGGCAAGCTGCTGCTGGAGCGGGGCTCGCGCCTGCCGGACAATGAACTGGGCTTTCAACTGCGCCTCGATGCCCTGCGGGTGGAGATGGAGAGCGGGCGCCTGAAGGAGTTGCAGGCGCTCCTGACGCTACAGGAGGCGGGTGGCCCCGTGCGCCAGGAAACCCTGGCGGTGAATCATCCGCTCAGGATTGGTCCCTATCAGGTTTACCTGGACAAGAACGTGGGGCAGGCGGCGCTGTTCGAGCGCACCCTGCCGGATGGACAGCGCCGCAATCTGCTGATCAATTTCAGCGTGATGAAGAAATCCTGGGGCAAAGATACCCCGCTGGAGCGCGATGAAGTGATGATGTTCGAAAATCGCCCGGTGAATTTCCGCATGGCCCTGACACCCGGCGCTGCCCCCCGTTTCCTCCTCGTCGCGGAGCATCGCGGTAAGCCGGTTTTCGATGGCGTGCTGGCGCCGGGAGAGGTCGCGGATCTGGGCCTGTACCAGCTTAAATTTATCGGCACGGCGCCCTGGGCGGGCCTGTATCTCGCTTCCGGCCAGGCATTGAAATGGGTCTTTGCCGGCTTTGTCCTGGCCCTGGCGGGGTTCGCTATGCACCTTCTGTTTCATCCGCGCCGCCTGCGCCTGCGCCGTGACGGAGATGGATGGCTGCTCGAAGCTTGGACCCTGCGCGACGACTGGCGCTTTGAGCGGCAGTGGCGCGAGTGGGAGGGCGGAAGATGA
- the ccsA gene encoding cytochrome c biogenesis protein CcsA produces the protein MTAFFQGGIAALYLGAALLLWPSSARTQRLAIALALLGALLHLGLLSLRWQDIGQIPIITRYEDLTVDALAVTLVFLAVQWRLPELRPAGLLALGVAGLGVAWALFHSRGAFPMDPSLRTNWLIIHAQLNSFAIGAGTLAAGVHLAWLAGRITSPDLPALAGRLAGWAFFLWAAMVAAGSYWASLAWGRYWGWDPIESWAFATLMAYAFVLHLRHKPAWRGKRWAVVALLPYAMMLFTTYGLLLIMRSIHGQYLFK, from the coding sequence GTGACCGCATTTTTTCAGGGCGGCATCGCGGCCCTGTACCTGGGCGCGGCACTGCTGCTCTGGCCGTCAAGTGCGCGCACGCAGCGTCTTGCCATCGCGCTTGCCCTGCTGGGCGCCCTGTTGCACCTCGGCTTGTTGTCCCTGCGCTGGCAGGATATCGGGCAGATTCCCATCATTACCCGCTACGAAGATCTGACGGTGGATGCCCTGGCGGTGACCCTGGTCTTTCTTGCCGTGCAATGGCGCCTGCCGGAGTTGCGTCCGGCAGGCTTGCTGGCGTTGGGCGTGGCGGGGCTGGGCGTGGCATGGGCCTTGTTCCATAGCCGGGGCGCTTTCCCCATGGACCCTTCGCTACGCACTAACTGGCTGATTATCCACGCCCAGCTCAATTCCTTCGCCATCGGCGCGGGTACGCTGGCGGCAGGCGTGCACCTGGCCTGGCTCGCGGGGCGCATCACCAGCCCCGACCTGCCAGCACTGGCGGGGAGGCTGGCGGGGTGGGCATTCTTTCTCTGGGCAGCGATGGTGGCGGCTGGTTCGTACTGGGCCAGCCTGGCCTGGGGCCGTTACTGGGGCTGGGACCCGATCGAGAGCTGGGCATTCGCCACGCTTATGGCTTATGCGTTCGTGCTTCACCTGCGGCACAAGCCGGCATGGCGCGGAAAACGCTGGGCGGTGGTCGCGCTCTTGCCCTATGCCATGATGCTGTTTACCACCTACGGCCTGCTGCTGATCATGCGCAGTATTCATGGGCAGTATCTGTTCAAGTAG